In the Mastacembelus armatus chromosome 16, fMasArm1.2, whole genome shotgun sequence genome, GGCTCTCGTGTCAGACAGCCTACCTTCCCCCTCATCGGACCACACGCGCCAGGCCCGCTCAGCTCCAGCACTCCCCTCAGAACAGCTCACCAACTACAACCAACCCCAGTGGGACGCAGATGCTCGAAACAGCCTGAGTCAATGGCCTGAGCTAATGGCCAGACTCATGTCCAGCAAAGGTGAGCCGCTGGATGTGCAGGCTGGCTGCTGTCAGGAGATAGCTATGAAGACCAAGTGGAATGAAATGTTTCCCTTTCATCACCTCATGTCATTACATGTTCATCAGTCCTCTTGTTTCATTTTACCCTTGGTTGTATTATTCCACCCTTCTGTAATCTGTTGTCACCCATGCTGTGCTTGAGTCCCACCATCTGGCATCTCCCACCTCCCCCTtgcttcctccctcctccctgctgCCTCTGTCCTTCCTTCACTCCTCTCCCTATCTCCTGACCTCACTCTCGGCTCCTTCTGTCATTGTGCGTCTCTGTATTCTCTCAAGTCACCACTGACTGTGAGACCTGCTGAGCCGACTGGTcttacagaacacacacagacaggaacagaaacagaacaagtCAGCATGAGTCACTTCACCTAATTCAGAGGGTGCACATTACTATTATAGAGTCagtgcaggtaaaaaaaaaaaaaaaaagaaagaaagaaaaaaaaaaaagtgcaatgCAATCATGTTTTGCCCAAGCAGAATGTCATCTTCCTGCCCTCATCATATCATAAGTGTCATGAAATGCAATGAGTgtcactctctttctgtctctgcctccccCAGGCTCTCACCCAGGCTTTCCCTACCACAGCAGATCATCTCTAAGCAGCAGAGCTAGCGGCCTAGCCCCCAGCCACAGGATAAAGGACAGAGATTATCTGGGCTGGATGGACTTTGGACGTCGCAGTGCAGAGGAGTATGAATACTCCTAAAGGCATGGCAAAACCTGAGTTACAGCACCCAATAAAAGCCCACAAAAATAATCAGCCCTTTTCACACTGCACTTACGATAACCCAGGACACACTTGACTGGAACCAAGAGTGAGCCATCATCAAAATGTGAGCAAAgagtaaaattattttttaaaaacaggcatCAATCTGTAAAATCTGTGAATCTTGAATCTCAATGCTAAACTAAGGGGCACCTTGCAATCCAATCCACAGAGTTCAGCATTAAATTCATACAGCATTTGAAGGATAAGGCCCTTAATATTCCATAGTGTTGTTATTGTCAAGAAATCATATGAAAATACCAAAAGCAACCGTGTGTTAGTTCATGTATTAGTATGTTCAGACTTCCTGAGCCTGTGTGTGGCCACACCTATTTATTCCTAGTgatgtaaattttaaaaaacagatgccacacacacagccctgtaatggactggtgacctgtccagcaTGTACTCCTGCCTCTCAACAACAACCCTGGGCTAAAACTGTGCAGTGTGAAAAGCACACGATTTCTTTTGGAAAGCACGAAATGTTCTTTATATGAGCTGCTTGGGAGTCTCTTCAGTGTCAGACATTAAAATCAGGATTACAAATACTGTAGATAAGAAGCGAGGATCTTCTTTTTTGAAAGAccattatgtatgtatgtatgcactCTTAAAGGTTAAGTCTCTGCAATAAATATGTTTCTACCAAAATTCTGACTcaataaaattcaaaacaaaactacatttccTTTGATGTCAGCAAGAAAAGGCCATGCATTTGTTTGGGATTATGACATTATTGATCCAAGCATTTCATGTAGCTGCTGACTGTTCAGGGTGGAGCAGCGTTATTCAGTGATAAGCAGAGAAATACTGAAGAGTTTTCTATTGAAACATGAGCATTTGTTGCTATTCACCAGGACTTCCTAGATCCCATAAAAACAGTATGTGATCAATGGTGTCTATACTTAACATAGATCAGGTTGGAattggacaaaaaaataatttagaaaatataaaGCAAAAATTGGTTTTCTgaggtgacctgtccaggggtctacctttcacccaaagagagctgggataggctccctgtgaccctaaataggaataagcaggtatagataatgaatagATGGATATTTTCCAAGGATTATCCCTTAGAATTGTTCAGCGACGTTAGGCCTCATGTGTGACACTGTGTCCTGACAGGCCCCTGTAATGGCCTCCAGACGTTGACTGAACAGAAGCTGCTGTAAAGAACAATGTGTCAGCTGTCCATCTGGGGACATACACTAAACTGCTGTtacacaaaaagtaaaacaatactTGCCTTAGATCTTACAGTGGACTTCAACCAAGATCGAGGagaaacagagcaaatggttataaagaaaaaaacctaaatGGTAAACACTGGGTGAAAGCGAAAGGTTCTTGAAAGCACCTCCctgtttagaaaatgtattgCAATCAAGCTTTTAGTTCAGAAATATAAAGTGCTGTCTCCAGAATTCAGACAGTATTGTTGGGTGTTATTTATtactgcctgcacacacacttcctgctACACTCCACACAGACGTGTAgtgcaaacatactgtaaaacacagatttattttCACCACTGATGACCAGTTTGCCAAGCTTGAACTatttagtattattattgtattattatatagACAGTATTATTAGAATAGTTTTCAGACAGGGAAGTAAACACATGgtttcacaaataaaacatacagacaaCAGTTGCAAATTGTCAGTGTCACCTTGTACTAGTCACAGGGACTATTAAATGAGCCACAGACAGAAAGTCAAGACAGGACCTTTAAGCTCAgtatgacacaaaatgaaaacagtaacaGTCAGACTCTCCTGTTCTCATTGACAGGACACTCTGAACATCATGAAAAATCAGACAAGTATCGAACTGTAAAATTCAAAAAGAGCAATGAAGTATGTGCTGCATTTATCCTGTCAGTACTGATTCATTGTTATACCACTGTATTTGAACTATGTCTAATATAGTCTGTTGGTACATTAAGCCACATTGTCATTGAGATACACAGAGGGATACACGTTTTGTTACAGCTTGTTTGCTTGCATCTTTATTGTATGATCACTGCACTTTACTGCACCTGCATGGACACAGAAATTCAACCACACTGGATATTCAACTTTTGCCAGTGTGCTGTGCTATAGCCAGATACTTTAACCCTATTATTAAATAATGCACAATCATAAATCAACAGTAATAAcaaaaaagccataaaataattaacagtcaacaggtgtgttttaatggatctgtttatttgttcattttaaatatgctgATTGCCATCATCCACTCTCTCTTCTGGTCCAGTAACATATGAAAAGTGACATGCACGCATTCGCACTTTAACGTCTCATTCCCACATCACAGCACTTCAAATAGTAAAATCGTACTACTGTGACATACATAACATTcaacatgtatttaaaaaaaaaaaaaaaaaaaaaatcaagtagaTTCATGTCCCCATGTTTATCTCAAATCATTAATGGTATaacttttacaaaaacatttaaaacagttaCTTTTCACCATTCACCTGAAACCAAGCTATAGTGTTAGAAAGTGCAAGAAGCCACGCGTCCCTGTTTGCAGATCATCTAAGACAACAAATATAGGTCCAGG is a window encoding:
- the ccka gene encoding cholecystokinin, giving the protein MNIGICVCVLLAALSSGSLSLPSQSTSQRAEGEALVSDSLPSPSSDHTRQARSAPALPSEQLTNYNQPQWDADARNSLSQWPELMARLMSSKGSHPGFPYHSRSSLSSRASGLAPSHRIKDRDYLGWMDFGRRSAEEYEYS